A stretch of DNA from Alicyclobacillus acidocaldarius subsp. acidocaldarius Tc-4-1:
CCATGCGCAGACGGCGGTGGAGTGCGCGTTCCAGTTGCATCCGCTCGTGAAAGACCGCCTCGACGAGATCGAGCGCATCGTCATCACGACGCACGAGTCCGCGATTCGCATCATCGACAAGAAGGGGCCGCTCCACAATCCGGCGGATCGAGATCATTGCATTCAATACATGGTCGCGGTGGGGCTCATCTACGGCGACCTGCGGGCCGAGCACTACGAGGACGAGACGGCGAGTGATCCGCGGATCGATGCGCTGCGCGAGAAGATGGAGGTCGTCGAGGATCCGCGCTACAGCAAGGATTACCTGGATCCGGACAAGCGCTCCATCGCAAACGCGGTTCAAATCTTTTTCCGCGACGGATCACACACCGACAAGGTGGAAGTGGAGTATCCCATCGGCCATCGCCGCCGCCGCGCGGAAGGGCTGCCGAAGGTCATTGAAAAGTTCCGCGCGAACCTGCTGACGCGCTTTCCGGAGAAGCGCGCCGAGCGAATCCTCGACCTGTGCCTGGACGCAAACCGGCTGCACGAGACGCCGGTCGACGAGTTCATGGATCTGTTTGTCATCTGAGGGGAGGCGTGAACGTTGGCGTGGCTGGTGGAAGAGCAACCTAGCCAGGAGGAATTGGCCAAGCGGTTCCTGGGGCGCATTCAGGAACCGCGGATCCTCAAAATTCCCGGCGCGCACGACGGGCTGACGGCGCGGATCGCCAAGCAGGCGGGGTTTGAAGCCATCTACCTGTCCGGCGCGGCGTACACCGCGAGCCGTGGGCTGCCGGATCTCGGCATCGTCTACTCGAACGAAGTGGCCGAGCGCGCGGCCGATCTCGTCCGAGCCTCCGGCCTGCCGGTGCTCGTCGATATCGACACCGGGTACGGCGGCGTGCTGAACGTGGCGCGCACCGCGAAGGAGATGGTCGAGGCGCGCGTGGCGGCGGTTCAGATTGAGGATCAGGTCATGCCCAAGAAGTGCGGGCACTTGAACGGCAAGAAGCTCGTCGAACCGTCCGAGATGGTGGAGAAGATCCGCATGCTGAAGACCGTGGCGCCGACGCTTGTGGTGGTGGCGCGATCCGACGCCAAAAGCGTGGAAGGACTCGAAGCGCTCGTGGAGCGCGCGAATCGGTATGTGGCGGCAGGCGCGGACGCCGTGTTCCCGGAGGCCTTGACGACGGAAGAGGAGTTCCGCTATGTTGCGGAGCGGGTTCGTGTTCCGCTGCTCGCGAACATGACGGAATTCGGGAAGACGCCTTACTACACCGCGGACCAGTTTGAGTCGTGGGGCTATCGCATGGTCATTTACCCCGTGACGAGCGTCCGCGTGGCCGCCAAAGCCATTGAGCGCGTTTTCGAAGCGATTCAGCGAGAGGGGACGCAGAAGTCGTTCCTGTCGGAGATGCAGTCGCGCGAGGAGCTGTACCAAACCATCCGCTACTTCGATTACGAGGCGCTCGACGAGCACATCGCCAAGACGGTGCTCGAGGATTCGATGAAGCGCGCGGACCGATGAGCATGGGGCGGGCCTTTCGGGCCCGCCTTCTTTAGGGAGGAAGAGGCGGTTGCAGGATCGGTCGCTACCCACCTTGGAGGATATCGAACGGGCGAGAGAGCGGATTCGAGGGAGCGCGCTGTATACGCCGCTCGACTACTCCGAGACGTTTTCGCGCCTGTCCGACAACGAGGTTTATCTCAAACTGGAGAACTTGCAAAAGACGGGATCGTTCAAGCTGCGCGGCGCGCTGAACAAGATCACGGCGCTGGCGGAGATGGGCACCCTCGCTGGCGTCGTCGCTGCGTCCGCGGGCAATCACGCTCAGGGCGTCGCCTATGCGGCGCGAGGGCGCGGCGTTCCATGCACCATCGTGATGCCGGAAGGGGCGAGCCTCGCCAAAATTATGGCCACGCAGCGGTACGGGGCGCGCGTGGTGCTCCACGGCGACGACTACGACGCCGCATACGGTCACGCGAGCGAGATCGCCATGCGCGAGGGCCTCACCTACATTCATGCGTTTGACGATCCCGACATTATCGCTGGCCAAGGCACGATCGGGCTCGAAATTGCGGAGCAATTGCCGGACGTGAGCGCGGTCATCGTGCCGATGGGGGGCGGCGGTCTCGCGGCGGGGATCGCCATCGCGCTCAAATCGCTGCGCCCTGACGTGAAAATCTACGGCGTTCAGGCAAAGGCCGTGCCGGCATTTCGCCACGCGCTCGATCTCGGCGCCATCGAGACCGTTCCGGGCGAGCCGACCATCGCGGACGGCATCGCGGTGAGGCGGCCCGGTGCGCTGACGTTCGAGGCTGCGAAGCGGTACATCGACGACGTGATGGTCGTGGAGGAGGACGAGATCGCCCGCGCGATGATTTTGCTCATGGAGCGCTCGAAGCTCGTGGTGGAGGGTGCGGCGGCCACCACCATCGCGGCGGTGCTGGGGAAAAAGGTGCCGGCGGGGCTCGGCAAGGTGGTGGCTGTGCTGTCCGGTGGCAACGTCGACGTGGTGGTGCTGTCGCGGATCATCGAACACGGGCTTGTGGAATCGGGGCGTTACCTGCGCCTCGCCGTGACGATTCAGGACCGCGTGGGCGCGCTCCGCGATCTGCTCGACATTGTCGCCCGGCTCCGCGCGAACGTACTCACGGTGCACCATCAGCGGGTGGGATCGCACATCCACCTCGGGCAGACGGAGGTCGAGATCGACCTTGAGACGCGCGATCACGCCCACATTCGCCTGATCTGCGACACGCTGCGCCAGGCGGGGTACGAGCCGGTCATCCGCGATTGATGGCCGGCGAGGCCGGACCCGTTGGCCGCGATGCGCGCGGCCCCTCGCTGCTCGATAGGATCTGGTGCCTCCTTCTTACCGTGTGATGAGGTCGAACGAGGGAGGTGGCGGGGTGTCCAAGCCGGAGCGCAAAGGCGACGTTCGCCGCCGGCATTTCCCGATCTCGCCATGGACGTCGGCGTTCTCCGTGATTTAGTGAGCGAGCGCAAAACGCTCGGTAGGCATCGAAAGAGGGCCGGGTTTAGACCCAGCCCCCGCCGTTATTGTTTGGGTCGTCAAACGGCCCATTCTGAAAACCGTCATCGCGAAAATCCACCTGGTTGTCCCAGGGCTCACCCGATCCCCAGTCCTGAACTTGTCCCGGATCCACCGGGTTACCATTCGGATCATAGATGCCGCTGTGATCCATCATCATTTGCTGCTGCAACTGTTCGATCTCGTCCTGCTGAATGATGTTCTGCTGCAGAAGCGCGTCAATCATCTGCTGATCTTCCATTTGGCGGAACATCTCGTACTGCATGGCGTCGATCCGGCCTTGCTCGAAGAGCCACGACAACAGTGCACCGGCCGCCATGCCGCCGAGGAATGAACCGGCGCCGCCAAACCCAGGCCGATAGCCGCCGTACGGCGGTGTCACGTCGTACGTCGGGCCATAGTTCGGTCCGTAATTGGACTGAAACGGTCCCTGCTGGTACGGACCGCTCTGATACGACTGGAATGGTCCGCGGCGGTACACAGGGCCGCCTTGCGTGCGGCGCGCGAACAGAAGCACCAGCAGAATGACGATCACGACGAGCAGAAGGATGACCAACAAAGGGCTCACCTCGCCTGAGTGGTATCCTTATCATAGCGCGATTTCTGGTCTTCAAACCACCGCGCTTGCGAAAAAAGTGTTGCAATCGGTGTCGAGCGTGCTATAATTGGTCAAGGAAAGGCAAGGTCAACTATCGACTAAAGGTCAAAGTTAGTCAACATCAATCAACGATCGAGACGTGGGCGGGCGCTTGAGATTCGCAAGGTTTTGTGTCTCAGCCCGCTTACGTCCGTGCAGAGGTGTCCGTAAGGCTGGAGGTGGCCATCATGCCATTCATCAATCCGGAGTTTATCCTGGGCGGGGGGTTCCCGCTTGATGATTGGTTTCGTCAAATGAGCGGCCAACCTGTCGGGCAGCCCGTGCAGACGCTGTCCGGGGGTGGCAAGAACGGCGGGGTGCTCGAACAGTTTGGCCGCAATCTCACCGAGCTGGCGAAAGCGGGGAAGATCGATCCCCTCATTGGCCGCGAGGACGAGATCGAGCGCACGCTGGAAATCCTGAACCGGCGCAACAAGAACAATCCCGTGCTCATCGGTGAACCTGGCGTCGGGAAGACGGCCATTGTCGAAGGCATCGCCCTGCGC
This window harbors:
- the ilvA gene encoding threonine ammonia-lyase codes for the protein MQDRSLPTLEDIERARERIRGSALYTPLDYSETFSRLSDNEVYLKLENLQKTGSFKLRGALNKITALAEMGTLAGVVAASAGNHAQGVAYAARGRGVPCTIVMPEGASLAKIMATQRYGARVVLHGDDYDAAYGHASEIAMREGLTYIHAFDDPDIIAGQGTIGLEIAEQLPDVSAVIVPMGGGGLAAGIAIALKSLRPDVKIYGVQAKAVPAFRHALDLGAIETVPGEPTIADGIAVRRPGALTFEAAKRYIDDVMVVEEDEIARAMILLMERSKLVVEGAAATTIAAVLGKKVPAGLGKVVAVLSGGNVDVVVLSRIIEHGLVESGRYLRLAVTIQDRVGALRDLLDIVARLRANVLTVHHQRVGSHIHLGQTEVEIDLETRDHAHIRLICDTLRQAGYEPVIRD
- the prpB gene encoding methylisocitrate lyase, whose translation is MAWLVEEQPSQEELAKRFLGRIQEPRILKIPGAHDGLTARIAKQAGFEAIYLSGAAYTASRGLPDLGIVYSNEVAERAADLVRASGLPVLVDIDTGYGGVLNVARTAKEMVEARVAAVQIEDQVMPKKCGHLNGKKLVEPSEMVEKIRMLKTVAPTLVVVARSDAKSVEGLEALVERANRYVAAGADAVFPEALTTEEEFRYVAERVRVPLLANMTEFGKTPYYTADQFESWGYRMVIYPVTSVRVAAKAIERVFEAIQREGTQKSFLSEMQSREELYQTIRYFDYEALDEHIAKTVLEDSMKRADR